A genomic stretch from Acidimicrobiia bacterium includes:
- a CDS encoding histidine kinase yields MEQLHAFRRRGHPPRPLAPIPPVTRADRRRIERRANGVLDQVAPLATALRWATLALGVLLLVTGRDRADKASLLAAAVVVGNTVWRTLRPVRPDPTTRTAAAIAGLDVVVLTVAVVLSGRADSPFLLTPVPALALVGFGWGTDAGLPAALGVTSAVLLAELAEGATQPVVAVGLQAGVAFFASAAIGGLGRRLSVEAAARQEQTLDQMTRMATANDLLLALHHVAQTLPASLDLGDVVASASRRFAERFDASAAVVAVHDDATGGWRVELAEGVRLPRLLHGEALPEAVRALVRSPRTSTVVVDDFFRVDGQGWSPTARSGMYAVLRTPRGNVVGVVAVEHVDPGRFGDGDAAYLDQMADPLALAVDNALWFGRIRTLAAEAERARIARDLHDRLAQSLAYVGFELERLAAARTPAPPQQLDALNEVVRDVVRELRETLSELRATVTETASLADLAREQLGRMEQRSGIATRLSAQTSGHRLPIQIEKEMWRIAQEALVNVERHAGASRVDVIWLVTDGRARLEVRDDGRGFGAADVGSESFGLVGMRERADAIGARLVVDGESGPGTRVCVEVEVRR; encoded by the coding sequence GTGGAGCAACTCCACGCCTTCCGCCGTCGCGGCCACCCGCCCCGACCGCTCGCGCCGATCCCGCCCGTGACCCGGGCCGACCGGCGGCGCATCGAGCGGCGCGCCAACGGCGTGCTCGACCAGGTCGCGCCGCTCGCGACGGCGTTGCGCTGGGCGACGCTCGCGCTCGGCGTCCTGCTCCTCGTGACGGGCCGGGACCGGGCCGACAAGGCGTCGCTGCTCGCCGCCGCGGTCGTGGTCGGCAACACGGTCTGGCGCACGCTCCGGCCCGTCCGCCCCGACCCGACGACCCGCACTGCCGCGGCGATCGCCGGGCTCGACGTCGTCGTCCTGACCGTCGCCGTCGTTCTCAGCGGCCGCGCCGACAGCCCGTTCCTGCTGACACCCGTCCCCGCGCTCGCGCTCGTCGGCTTCGGCTGGGGCACCGACGCCGGCCTCCCGGCCGCGCTGGGTGTGACGAGTGCGGTGCTGCTCGCCGAGCTGGCCGAGGGCGCGACCCAGCCCGTCGTCGCGGTGGGGTTGCAGGCGGGCGTCGCGTTCTTCGCGAGTGCCGCGATCGGGGGCCTCGGCCGGCGCCTCTCGGTGGAGGCCGCGGCCCGCCAGGAGCAGACCCTCGACCAGATGACACGCATGGCCACGGCGAACGACCTGCTGCTCGCGTTGCACCACGTGGCCCAGACGCTGCCGGCATCGCTCGATCTCGGCGACGTCGTCGCGTCCGCCTCGCGGCGATTCGCCGAGCGATTCGACGCGAGTGCCGCGGTCGTCGCCGTGCACGACGACGCGACCGGCGGCTGGCGCGTCGAGCTCGCGGAAGGCGTCCGGCTCCCCCGCCTCCTCCACGGCGAGGCCCTGCCCGAGGCGGTCCGGGCGCTCGTCCGGTCGCCGCGGACGTCGACCGTGGTCGTCGACGACTTCTTCCGGGTGGACGGGCAGGGCTGGTCCCCGACCGCGCGCAGCGGGATGTACGCGGTCCTGCGGACGCCGCGGGGGAACGTCGTCGGCGTCGTGGCCGTCGAGCACGTCGACCCCGGCCGCTTCGGCGACGGCGACGCCGCATATCTCGACCAGATGGCCGACCCGCTCGCGCTCGCCGTCGACAACGCGCTGTGGTTCGGGCGGATCCGCACGCTCGCCGCCGAGGCCGAACGGGCCCGCATCGCCCGTGACCTCCACGACCGCCTGGCCCAGTCGCTCGCGTACGTCGGCTTCGAGCTCGAGCGGCTCGCCGCGGCCCGGACCCCGGCTCCGCCGCAGCAGCTCGACGCGCTGAACGAGGTCGTGCGGGACGTCGTGCGCGAGCTGCGCGAGACGCTCTCCGAGCTGCGGGCCACCGTCACCGAGACCGCCTCGCTGGCCGACCTCGCGCGCGAGCAGCTCGGGCGCATGGAGCAGCGCAGCGGCATCGCGACCCGGCTCTCGGCCCAAACATCGGGCCACCGCCTGCCGATACAGATCGAGAAGGAGATGTGGCGGATCGCCCAGGAGGCCCTCGTCAACGTCGAGCGGCACGCCGGTGCCTCCCGCGTCGACGTGATCTGGCTCGTGACCGACGGACGGGCGCGGCTCGAGGTCCGCGACGACGGGCGCGGCTTCGGGGCGGCCGATGTGGGCAGCGAGTCGTTCGGGCTCGTCGGGATGCGCGAGCGCGCCGACGCGATCGGCGCCCGGCTCGTCGTCGACGGCGAGTCCGGCCCGGGCACCCGGGTGTGCGTGGAGGTCGAGGTTCGGAGATGA
- the uvrB gene encoding excinuclease ABC subunit UvrB produces the protein MPAIELVSEFSAAGDQPAAIEALAAGVQRGDRYQTLLGITGSGKSFTIAGVIEKVQRPTLVLAPNKSLAAQLASEFRDLFPKNRVEYFVSYYDYYQPEAYLPSTDTYIEKDSSINDEIDRLRHSATSALLSRRDVIIVASVSAIYGLGSPEQYATQLLMLSTGEEHEQRAILSRLVDLQYERNDLGFARNKFRVRGDTIEVFPAYEERAVRIQLFGDEIERVASVDPVTGEIVEELESLVLFPASHYVTDRVAMARALQTIEDELHERLQWFEERGKLLEAQRLRMRTTYDLEMLREVGTCSGVENYSRHLDGRAPGQMPYTLLDYFPDDYLVVLDESHQTVPQLHGQYEGDRSRKETLVEHGFRLPSALDNRPLRFEEFIEKVNQVVFMSATPGPYEMEMSTQVVEQVVRPTGLVDPEVQVRPTKGQIDDLVAEIRSRTERDQRVLVTTLTKKMAEDLTDYLLELGIRVRYLHSEVDTLERVEILRALRLGEFDVLVGINLLREGLDLPEVSLVAILDADKEGFLRSETSLIQTIGRAARNVEGQVVMYADQFTDSMRRAISETNRRRKKQLDHNAEHGIDPQTVRKKVSDILEMVRARGGEEEAPARRGRGRGRQRAAAGARSAVFELTDLPPDDLGRLIQTLQEEMHEAAKDLRFEEAARLRDEISELKRELREFA, from the coding sequence ATGCCCGCGATCGAGCTCGTCTCCGAGTTCTCCGCCGCCGGTGACCAGCCCGCCGCGATCGAGGCGCTCGCGGCCGGCGTCCAGCGCGGCGACCGCTACCAGACGCTCCTCGGCATCACCGGCTCGGGCAAGTCGTTCACGATCGCCGGCGTCATCGAGAAGGTGCAGCGGCCGACGCTCGTGCTCGCGCCGAACAAGAGCCTCGCCGCGCAGCTCGCCAGCGAGTTCCGGGACCTCTTCCCCAAGAACCGGGTCGAGTACTTCGTCTCCTACTACGACTACTACCAACCCGAGGCGTACCTGCCGTCGACCGACACGTACATCGAGAAGGACAGCTCGATCAACGACGAGATCGACCGGCTCCGCCACTCGGCCACGAGCGCGCTGCTGTCGCGGCGGGACGTGATCATCGTGGCGTCGGTCTCCGCGATCTACGGCCTCGGCTCGCCGGAGCAGTACGCGACGCAGCTCCTGATGCTCTCGACGGGGGAGGAGCACGAGCAGCGCGCCATCCTCTCGCGGCTCGTCGACCTGCAGTACGAGCGCAACGACCTCGGCTTCGCGCGCAACAAGTTCCGCGTGCGGGGCGACACGATCGAGGTCTTCCCCGCGTACGAGGAGCGCGCGGTGAGGATCCAGCTGTTCGGCGACGAGATCGAGCGCGTCGCGTCGGTCGACCCGGTGACGGGCGAGATCGTCGAGGAGCTCGAGTCGCTCGTGCTGTTCCCCGCGTCGCACTACGTGACCGACCGCGTCGCGATGGCGCGCGCGCTGCAGACCATCGAGGACGAGCTGCACGAGCGGCTGCAGTGGTTCGAGGAGCGCGGCAAGCTGCTCGAGGCGCAGCGGCTGAGGATGCGCACGACCTACGACCTCGAGATGCTGCGCGAGGTCGGCACGTGCTCCGGCGTCGAGAACTACTCGCGCCACCTCGACGGGCGCGCGCCGGGCCAGATGCCCTACACACTGCTCGACTACTTCCCGGACGACTACCTCGTCGTGCTCGACGAGTCGCACCAGACGGTCCCGCAGCTGCACGGTCAGTACGAGGGTGACCGGTCGCGCAAGGAGACGCTCGTCGAGCACGGCTTCCGGTTGCCGTCCGCGCTCGACAACCGGCCGCTGCGGTTCGAGGAGTTCATCGAGAAGGTCAACCAGGTCGTCTTCATGTCGGCGACGCCCGGGCCGTACGAGATGGAGATGTCCACGCAGGTCGTCGAGCAGGTCGTGCGGCCGACCGGTCTCGTCGACCCCGAGGTGCAGGTCCGCCCGACGAAGGGCCAGATCGACGACCTCGTCGCCGAGATCCGGTCGCGCACGGAGCGCGACCAGCGAGTCCTCGTCACGACGCTCACGAAGAAGATGGCCGAGGACCTCACGGACTACCTGCTCGAGCTGGGCATCCGGGTGCGGTACCTGCACAGCGAGGTCGACACGCTCGAGCGCGTCGAGATCCTGCGCGCGCTGCGTCTCGGCGAGTTCGACGTGCTCGTCGGCATCAACCTCCTGCGCGAGGGCCTCGACCTGCCCGAGGTGTCGCTCGTCGCGATCCTCGACGCCGACAAGGAAGGCTTCCTGCGTTCCGAGACCTCGCTGATCCAGACGATCGGGCGCGCGGCCCGCAACGTCGAGGGCCAGGTCGTCATGTACGCCGACCAGTTCACCGACTCGATGCGCCGCGCGATCTCGGAGACGAACCGGCGCCGGAAGAAGCAGCTCGACCACAACGCCGAGCACGGCATCGACCCGCAGACCGTCCGCAAGAAGGTGAGCGACATCCTCGAGATGGTCCGCGCTCGGGGCGGCGAGGAAGAGGCGCCAGCGCGACGCGGGCGAGGGCGGGGCCGTCAGCGCGCGGCGGCGGGCGCGCGCTCCGCCGTGTTCGAGCTCACGGATCTCCCGCCGGACGACCTCGGTCGTCTCATCCAGACGCTGCAGGAGGAGATGCACGAGGCGGCCAAGGACCTCCGCTTCGAGGAGGCCGCTCGCCTGCGCGACGAGATCAGCGAGCTGAAGCGCGAGCTCCGCGAGTTCGCCTAG
- the coaE gene encoding dephospho-CoA kinase, with protein sequence MLAVALTGGIGSGKSTVADALRRRGAVIVDADAIAREVVEPGQPAFDEIVERFGPAVVGADGRLDRPALGAIVFGDEQARKDLEKITHPRIGEEFVRRMGAGPPDGVVVCDVPLYVESPEAKRGYSEVIVVEAPVDVRLARLEQRGVPRDDAMRRMEAQATDEERRAVATYVVDNGGSLDDLERQVDDVWASLQEKAAATA encoded by the coding sequence GTGCTGGCCGTGGCGCTCACGGGTGGGATCGGCTCGGGGAAGTCGACCGTCGCGGATGCGCTGCGGCGCCGCGGCGCGGTGATCGTCGACGCCGACGCGATCGCGCGTGAGGTCGTCGAGCCGGGGCAGCCCGCCTTCGACGAGATCGTCGAGCGATTCGGGCCGGCCGTCGTCGGTGCCGACGGCCGGCTCGATCGTCCCGCGCTGGGCGCGATCGTCTTCGGGGACGAGCAGGCCCGGAAGGACCTCGAGAAGATCACCCATCCCCGCATCGGGGAGGAGTTCGTGCGGCGGATGGGAGCCGGGCCGCCCGACGGCGTGGTCGTGTGCGACGTGCCGCTGTACGTGGAGTCACCCGAGGCGAAGCGCGGCTACAGCGAGGTGATCGTGGTCGAGGCGCCGGTCGACGTCCGGCTCGCGCGGCTCGAGCAGCGCGGCGTGCCGCGTGACGACGCGATGCGCCGGATGGAGGCACAGGCGACCGACGAGGAGCGCCGCGCGGTCGCGACGTACGTCGTCGACAACGGCGGCTCGCTCGACGACCTCGAGCGCCAGGTCGACGACGTGTGGGCGTCGCTGCAGGAGAAGGCCGCCGCGACCGCGTGA
- a CDS encoding type II secretion system F family protein, whose amino-acid sequence MTAVPLALTLSGTAGQALVVGLTVLAVFGVAFALLHVFARERDDVEQRLTAYEDSLVAATARTADGGERQLSETKIVQDAIGLTSKLATRAGLLDRVENAIARAEVPVRAEEALFFYAAAVVLAFVLGAVLFGSPFVGLLLALGVGVVPAVLVARKARKRLRTFEEQLPDTLKLLAGSLRAGFSFLQGIDAVTKEAPEPTRKEMMRVFGEARLGRPVEDALSDAAERMSSRDLAWAVMAIRIQREIGGNLAELLDTVADTMADRDRLRREISALTAEGRMSGIVLGIFPPAFGVVLYAMQPSYMKLLFDDPMGIAAVIGAAVMAVIGFAWLRKIVAIEV is encoded by the coding sequence ATGACCGCCGTTCCCCTCGCTCTCACGCTGTCCGGCACGGCAGGTCAGGCGCTCGTCGTCGGGCTGACCGTGCTCGCGGTGTTCGGCGTCGCGTTCGCGCTGCTGCACGTCTTCGCACGCGAGCGCGACGACGTCGAGCAGCGCCTGACCGCGTACGAGGACTCGCTCGTCGCGGCGACGGCCCGCACGGCCGATGGCGGCGAGCGCCAGCTGTCGGAGACGAAGATCGTCCAGGACGCGATCGGCCTGACGTCGAAGCTCGCGACACGCGCAGGACTGCTCGACCGGGTCGAGAACGCGATCGCCCGCGCCGAGGTCCCCGTGCGGGCCGAGGAGGCGCTGTTCTTCTACGCGGCGGCGGTCGTGCTGGCGTTCGTGCTCGGTGCGGTGCTGTTCGGGTCGCCGTTCGTCGGCCTCTTGCTCGCGCTCGGTGTCGGCGTCGTGCCCGCCGTCCTCGTGGCGCGCAAGGCGCGCAAGCGGCTCCGGACGTTCGAGGAGCAGCTGCCCGACACGCTCAAGCTCCTCGCCGGCTCGCTGCGCGCCGGCTTCTCCTTCCTGCAGGGCATCGACGCCGTGACGAAGGAGGCGCCCGAGCCGACCCGCAAGGAGATGATGCGGGTCTTCGGCGAGGCCCGTCTGGGACGGCCGGTCGAGGACGCGCTCTCCGACGCGGCGGAGCGCATGAGCAGCCGCGACCTGGCGTGGGCGGTCATGGCCATCCGCATCCAGCGCGAGATCGGCGGCAACCTCGCCGAGCTGCTCGACACGGTCGCCGACACGATGGCGGACCGCGACCGGTTGCGCCGGGAGATCAGCGCGCTGACCGCGGAGGGCCGGATGTCGGGGATCGTGCTCGGCATCTTCCCGCCCGCCTTCGGCGTCGTCCTCTACGCGATGCAGCCCAGCTACATGAAGCTCCTGTTCGACGACCCGATGGGCATCGCGGCCGTGATCGGCGCGGCCGTCATGGCCGTCATCGGGTTCGCCTGGCTCCGCAAGATCGTCGCGATCGAGGTCTGA
- a CDS encoding P-loop NTPase has translation MAYEMDYDGNTALSAEPESTRYDVWVVEPDPALRQKLALRIGGASGTFDSIPALVSRLVGSAGPAGGPAVRARETALGVVVLGPGLADGEGVTRARALGDAHPELGIVLVASELSTGLLQQALRVGVRDALSLADADQALRAAVARVGTQMLAAGGRLDAREAHDRPGRVIVSFSTKGGVGKSMLATNLASGLAKRSAKPVAIVDADLQFGDVAVLLGVSPERSVVDAVSALHQGEPEALRELMVKHPDTGLLVLPAPVEPSAADQVTPEQMLMIVEALRRWCAFVVVDMPPHFDDTVLALIEGADDVLVVASMDIPSIKNLKVGIQTLDLLSLAGDKVKLVLNRANAKVKLDVSEVEKALALKTSFQVPSDIAVPQAVNRGVPVVVDQPKSPSARALEHVADVIYGETGGIAAAPQPEPATELLPKRRRFGRG, from the coding sequence ATGGCCTACGAGATGGACTACGACGGCAACACTGCCCTCAGCGCCGAGCCGGAGTCGACCCGCTACGACGTGTGGGTCGTCGAGCCCGACCCGGCCCTGCGCCAGAAGCTGGCGCTGCGCATCGGCGGGGCGTCGGGGACGTTCGACTCGATCCCCGCGCTGGTCAGCCGGTTGGTCGGTTCCGCGGGACCGGCCGGTGGGCCGGCCGTGCGGGCCCGGGAGACCGCGCTCGGTGTGGTCGTCCTCGGTCCCGGCCTCGCCGACGGCGAGGGCGTGACCCGGGCCCGGGCGCTCGGCGACGCGCACCCGGAGCTCGGGATCGTGCTCGTCGCATCCGAGCTCTCGACGGGTCTCTTGCAGCAGGCGCTGCGGGTCGGCGTGCGCGACGCGCTGTCGCTCGCGGACGCCGACCAGGCGCTGCGGGCCGCGGTGGCCCGGGTCGGCACGCAGATGCTCGCCGCGGGCGGCCGCCTCGACGCCCGGGAGGCCCACGACCGTCCCGGCCGCGTGATCGTCTCGTTCTCGACCAAGGGCGGCGTCGGCAAGAGCATGCTGGCGACCAACCTCGCGTCGGGGCTCGCGAAGCGGTCGGCGAAGCCGGTCGCGATCGTCGACGCCGACCTGCAGTTCGGCGACGTCGCGGTGCTCCTCGGCGTGTCGCCCGAGCGCTCGGTCGTCGACGCCGTCTCCGCGCTCCACCAGGGCGAGCCCGAGGCCCTGCGCGAGCTCATGGTGAAGCACCCCGACACCGGGCTCCTCGTCCTCCCGGCGCCGGTCGAGCCGTCCGCCGCGGACCAGGTGACGCCCGAGCAGATGCTCATGATCGTCGAGGCGCTCCGCCGGTGGTGCGCGTTCGTCGTCGTCGACATGCCACCCCACTTCGACGACACGGTCCTCGCGCTCATCGAGGGCGCCGACGACGTGCTCGTCGTGGCGAGCATGGACATCCCGAGCATCAAGAACCTCAAGGTCGGCATCCAGACGCTCGACCTGCTGTCGCTCGCCGGCGACAAGGTCAAGCTCGTCCTGAACCGTGCCAACGCCAAGGTGAAGCTCGACGTCAGCGAGGTCGAGAAGGCGCTCGCGCTGAAGACGTCGTTCCAGGTGCCGTCCGACATCGCCGTGCCGCAGGCCGTCAACCGTGGCGTGCCGGTCGTCGTCGACCAGCCGAAGTCGCCGTCGGCGCGGGCGCTCGAGCACGTCGCGGACGTCATCTACGGCGAGACCGGCGGCATCGCCGCGGCGCCACAACCGGAACCGGCCACCGAGCTCCTGCCGAAGCGCCGCCGCTTCGGTCGCGGGTGA
- a CDS encoding CpaF family protein, giving the protein MPQHTRWQDFQRTPLSARTSALEEMRQKLHQHVIQELGPTLNDQRVSEVELRRQVHDVLHRAIGEERAALTSIERTRLIQDVSDDVLGYGPIDRFLKDPSITEVMVNGATDVFIERRGRIEPTNVAFADDTHLRRIIDKIVSQVGRRVDEATPMVDARLPDGSRVNVVIPPLAIGGPFLTIRKFSADPYTVDDLIRFGTMTPQVARFVDACVRGRLNIVISGGTGTGKTTLLNVLSSFIPSDERIVTVEDAKELQLHQQHVLPLESRPANIEGRGEVRIRDLVRNALRMRPDRIVVGEVRGAETLDMLQAMNTGHEGSITTVHANTPRDALSRIETMTLMAGMELPIRAIREQMASALDLVIHLARMRDGSRRITHVSEVMGMEGDVVVLQDLFLFDYGMGVDGDGRNVGHLKSTGIRPQFSERLTDHGIALDPELFRQEAFARKVVGLR; this is encoded by the coding sequence ATGCCCCAACACACCCGCTGGCAGGACTTCCAGCGCACTCCGCTCTCGGCCCGCACGAGCGCGCTCGAGGAGATGCGCCAGAAGCTGCACCAGCACGTGATCCAGGAGCTCGGGCCGACGCTGAACGACCAGCGCGTGTCCGAGGTGGAGCTCCGCCGCCAGGTGCACGACGTGCTGCACCGCGCGATCGGCGAGGAGCGGGCCGCGCTCACCTCGATCGAGCGGACCCGCCTCATCCAGGACGTGTCCGACGACGTCCTCGGCTACGGCCCGATCGACCGGTTCCTGAAGGACCCGTCGATCACCGAGGTCATGGTCAACGGCGCGACCGACGTCTTCATCGAGCGGCGGGGGCGCATCGAGCCGACGAACGTCGCGTTCGCCGACGACACGCACCTGCGCCGCATCATCGACAAGATCGTGAGCCAGGTCGGCCGGCGCGTCGACGAGGCGACGCCGATGGTGGACGCCCGCCTGCCCGACGGGTCCCGCGTCAACGTCGTCATCCCGCCGCTCGCGATCGGCGGGCCGTTCCTGACGATCCGGAAGTTCTCGGCCGACCCGTACACCGTCGACGACCTCATCCGGTTCGGCACGATGACGCCGCAGGTGGCGCGCTTCGTCGACGCCTGCGTGCGCGGCCGGCTCAACATCGTCATCAGCGGCGGTACCGGCACCGGCAAGACGACGCTCCTCAACGTGCTGTCGTCGTTCATCCCGTCCGACGAGCGCATCGTGACGGTCGAGGACGCGAAGGAGCTCCAGCTCCACCAGCAGCACGTGCTGCCGCTCGAGTCCCGCCCGGCGAACATCGAGGGCCGGGGCGAGGTCCGCATCCGCGACCTCGTCCGCAACGCGCTGCGCATGCGACCCGACCGGATCGTCGTCGGCGAGGTCCGCGGCGCCGAGACGCTCGACATGTTGCAGGCCATGAACACCGGCCACGAGGGCTCGATCACGACCGTCCACGCGAACACGCCGCGCGACGCGCTCTCCCGCATCGAGACGATGACGCTGATGGCCGGCATGGAGCTGCCCATCCGGGCGATCCGCGAGCAGATGGCGTCCGCGCTCGACCTCGTCATCCACCTCGCCCGCATGCGTGACGGCTCGCGCCGCATCACGCACGTCAGCGAGGTGATGGGCATGGAGGGCGACGTCGTCGTGCTCCAGGACCTGTTCCTCTTCGACTACGGGATGGGCGTCGACGGCGACGGCCGCAACGTCGGGCACCTCAAGAGCACGGGCATCCGCCCGCAGTTCTCGGAGCGGCTGACGGACCACGGCATCGCCCTCGACCCGGAGCTCTTCCGCCAGGAGGCGTTCGCCCGGAAGGTGGTGGGTCTGCGATGA
- a CDS encoding Flp family type IVb pilin: protein MNLFILKTWLESKFAKDERGANLVEYILLVAFIALVVIAGVKLLGNQVNSKFSNASTNLN from the coding sequence ATGAACCTGTTCATCCTCAAGACCTGGCTCGAGAGCAAGTTCGCCAAGGACGAGCGTGGGGCGAACCTCGTGGAGTACATCCTCCTCGTCGCCTTCATCGCCCTCGTCGTCATCGCCGGCGTGAAGCTGCTCGGCAACCAGGTGAACAGCAAGTTCTCGAACGCGAGCACGAACCTCAACTGA
- a CDS encoding type II secretion system F family protein, producing the protein MELAIIVIAAAAAGSAGILLATGVLQRAELRTALRQLDGYQVAGSRQQEMLSPLNRRVLTPLANGLLGLARRYTPHGYVEKTRQKLVVAGNPDRLDVDQVLIFKALAAVSLLVWIPLTFGLLGLSGPLAVLFVGVLWVVSFLAPDLVISSKTKARQHQIAVQLPDVLDLLVISVEAGLGFDQAVDRTAAAVPGALSEEFRRMLQETRIGATRADALRAMEERTQVPELRSFILAMLQADTFGVSIARVLRTQADEMRARRRLRAQELAQKAPVKMLFPLVFCIFPSIFVVVLGPAVINLSRNL; encoded by the coding sequence ATGGAACTCGCAATCATCGTCATCGCTGCCGCCGCGGCGGGGTCCGCCGGCATCCTGCTCGCCACCGGTGTGCTGCAGCGCGCCGAGCTGCGCACCGCGCTCCGTCAGCTCGACGGGTACCAGGTCGCCGGGTCGCGCCAGCAGGAGATGCTCAGCCCGCTGAACCGGCGCGTCCTGACCCCGCTGGCGAACGGCCTCCTCGGTCTCGCCCGCCGCTACACGCCGCACGGCTACGTCGAGAAGACGCGCCAGAAGCTCGTCGTCGCGGGCAACCCGGACCGGCTCGACGTCGACCAGGTCCTGATCTTCAAGGCCCTCGCCGCGGTGTCGCTCCTGGTGTGGATCCCGCTGACGTTCGGCCTGCTCGGCCTCTCCGGCCCCCTCGCCGTGCTCTTCGTCGGCGTGCTGTGGGTCGTCTCGTTCCTCGCGCCCGACCTCGTGATCTCGAGCAAGACCAAGGCCCGCCAGCACCAGATCGCCGTGCAGCTCCCCGACGTGCTCGACCTCCTGGTGATCTCGGTCGAGGCCGGCCTCGGGTTCGACCAGGCCGTCGACCGCACGGCCGCGGCCGTGCCCGGCGCCCTGAGCGAGGAGTTCCGCCGGATGCTCCAGGAGACCCGCATCGGTGCCACCCGGGCCGACGCCCTCCGGGCGATGGAGGAGCGGACGCAGGTCCCCGAGCTCCGGTCGTTCATCCTCGCGATGCTCCAGGCGGACACGTTCGGCGTGTCGATCGCCCGGGTCCTGCGGACGCAGGCCGACGAGATGCGGGCGCGCCGCCGGCTCCGGGCGCAGGAGCTCGCCCAGAAGGCGCCCGTGAAGATGCTGTTCCCGTTGGTGTTCTGCATCTTCCCGTCGATCTTCGTCGTGGTCCTCGGCCCGGCGGTGATCAACCTGTCGCGGAACCTCTAG
- a CDS encoding response regulator transcription factor, translating into MTTVLLADDHQLLRQALRRSLEDAGLDVVGEAGDGEEAATLASRMQPDVVVMDVTMPVLDGIRATRRVRELAPDARVVMLTMHGEESLLADAIDAGAVAFLTKDCSLQEVVKAVESAAEGETMLSPDLAASLLGQFRSPAEDAPPPSPLTKREEEILQAIADGRSTTEVARDLFISAKTVKNHLASIYVKLDARDRTQAVLSGVRMGIVQLR; encoded by the coding sequence ATGACCACGGTTCTGCTGGCCGACGATCACCAGCTCTTGCGGCAGGCCCTCCGTCGCTCGCTCGAGGACGCGGGGCTCGACGTGGTCGGCGAGGCCGGCGACGGCGAGGAGGCGGCGACGCTCGCGAGCCGGATGCAGCCCGACGTCGTCGTCATGGACGTGACGATGCCGGTCCTCGACGGCATCCGGGCCACCCGGCGCGTGCGCGAGCTCGCGCCCGACGCCCGGGTCGTGATGCTGACGATGCACGGCGAGGAGTCGCTGCTCGCCGACGCCATCGACGCCGGCGCCGTCGCCTTCCTGACCAAGGACTGCTCGCTGCAGGAGGTCGTCAAAGCGGTCGAGTCGGCGGCCGAGGGCGAGACGATGCTCTCCCCCGACCTCGCCGCGTCGCTGCTCGGCCAGTTCCGCAGCCCGGCCGAGGACGCGCCGCCGCCGTCACCGCTCACGAAGCGGGAGGAGGAGATCCTCCAGGCGATCGCCGACGGTCGCTCGACGACCGAGGTCGCGCGCGACCTGTTCATCAGCGCGAAGACGGTGAAGAACCACCTTGCGTCGATCTACGTGAAGCTGGACGCCCGGGACCGCACGCAGGCCGTCCTCAGCGGCGTCCGCATGGGCATCGTCCAGCTCCGGTAG
- a CDS encoding excinuclease ABC subunit UvrA, producing MGTDEIVVHGAREHNLKGVDVRLPRDRLIVFTGLSGSGKSSLAFDTIYAEGQRRYVESLSAYARQFLGQMDKPDVDFIEGLSPAISIDQKSASRNPRSTVGTITEIYDYLRLLYARIGVPHCPQCGDVITRQTPQQIVDRVLELPEGTRFQVLAPVVRGRKGEYEGLLGELAKQGFTRARIDGEVHELSALQGSGGHGDTRERLARYEQHTIEVVVDRLVRRAGIERRLTDSLETALKLAEGVAEVEIVPKDGGESETLTFSEHL from the coding sequence ATCGGCACCGACGAGATCGTCGTGCACGGCGCGCGCGAGCACAACCTGAAGGGCGTCGACGTCCGGCTCCCGCGCGACCGGCTCATCGTCTTCACCGGGCTCTCGGGGTCCGGCAAGTCGTCGCTCGCGTTCGACACGATCTACGCCGAGGGTCAACGCCGGTACGTCGAGTCGCTGTCCGCGTACGCGCGCCAGTTCCTCGGCCAGATGGACAAGCCCGACGTCGACTTCATCGAGGGCCTGTCGCCCGCGATCTCGATCGACCAGAAGTCCGCGTCACGGAACCCGCGCTCGACCGTCGGCACGATCACCGAGATCTACGACTACCTGCGCCTGCTGTACGCGCGCATCGGGGTGCCGCACTGCCCCCAGTGCGGCGACGTGATCACCCGCCAGACGCCGCAGCAGATCGTCGACCGCGTGCTCGAGCTGCCCGAGGGGACGCGCTTCCAGGTGCTCGCGCCCGTCGTGCGCGGCCGCAAGGGCGAGTACGAGGGCCTGCTCGGAGAGCTCGCGAAGCAGGGGTTCACGCGCGCCCGGATCGACGGCGAGGTGCACGAGCTCTCGGCGTTGCAGGGCTCGGGCGGTCACGGCGACACACGGGAGCGCCTCGCGCGGTACGAGCAGCACACGATCGAGGTCGTCGTCGACCGCTTGGTGCGCCGCGCCGGCATCGAGCGCCGGCTCACCGACTCGTTGGAGACGGCCCTGAAGCTCGCCGAAGGCGTCGCGGAAGTCGAGATCGTGCCGAAGGACGGCGGTGAATCGGAGACGCTGACGTTCTCCGAGCATCTC